One Kitasatospora sp. MAP12-44 DNA segment encodes these proteins:
- a CDS encoding thioredoxin family protein has product MLLSAADLGEGAGLGERATLVQFSTAFCQPCRATRRILAEVAAMVEGVAHVEIDAERRLELVRRLEILRTPTVLVLDASGRVVRRASGQPRRADVIAALGEAF; this is encoded by the coding sequence GTGCTGCTGTCCGCCGCCGACCTGGGCGAGGGGGCCGGGCTGGGGGAGCGCGCGACGCTCGTCCAGTTCTCGACCGCCTTCTGCCAGCCCTGCCGGGCGACCCGCCGGATCCTGGCCGAGGTCGCCGCGATGGTCGAGGGAGTCGCGCACGTCGAGATCGACGCCGAGCGCCGGCTGGAGTTGGTCCGCCGGCTGGAGATCCTGCGCACGCCCACCGTCCTGGTGCTGGACGCCTCCGGCCGGGTGGTCCGCCGGGCCTCGGGGCAGCCGCGCCGGGCGGACGTGATCGCCGCGCTGGGGGAGGCATTCTGA